The Musa acuminata AAA Group cultivar baxijiao chromosome BXJ1-8, Cavendish_Baxijiao_AAA, whole genome shotgun sequence genomic sequence ACAGCGTTTTGCCTAACCCACCACGTGGCACGACCCCGAGCGCCATTTAGGTATGCATTGGCGACCCAAGCTCAAatcctgcccgggtcactccagatcgcccCCGATAGGCGACCCGTCGGTAACCCAACCCCATACTCAATTTGGTGCCAAGCTCACAACTCGATCTTTAGATTCaattcggagtcgagctcacaacttggtccccaaattcaattcggagtcgagctcacaactcggtccccaaattcaattcggagccgagatcACAACTCGATCCCCAAATTCAATTCGAAGCCAAGCTTACCACTCGGTCCCcaaattcaattcggagccgagctcacaactcggtcctcagattcaatttggagccgagctcaccactcggtccctagattcaattcggagccgagctcacaactcggtccccagattcaattcggagccaagctcaccactcggtccccagattctattcggagataagctcacaactcggtccccagattcaattcggagccgagctcacaactcggtccccaaattCAATTCGGTGCCGAACTCACAATTCGGTCCCCAGAATCCATGAGGAGCCGATCTCATAACTTGGCCCCCAGGCTCGACTCTAGGCCAGATCCACCCTCTCGGTTGCTACACCTAGTTTTTGACCAAAGTGTGCTAAATCACTCTCGGTTAGCGATCGCCGGCAATAAAACCTGTATCCGGACACAGGTGCTCGACCGCCAGGCTCGACTCCAGGCCAGATCCACCCTCTCGGCCGCTACACCTAGTTTCCAACCAAAGCGTGCTAAAAGTTAGCGATCGCCGGCGATAAAACCTAAATTCGGACACAGGCGCTCGACCCCCAGGCTCGACACCGAGAACCGAACCGCGCCTTGCAGCTAAGCCGCACCCCGCTACCCGAGTCACTCCATGTCAATCACAAACCGCCCACATCTATGCCTCGGCTTCACTTCATAGCACCCCTATCTAGCAGGATCAGTCCTGTCCATGCTAGGGGGTTGACCCCCCCTTATTACcccgaaggggggggggggggtgataaGGTGTATTTTGGCCCTATATGAACCGTCGGCATGCCATGTCAAGCTCTAACGATGCGATTGTGCAgcctgaccaccccaagagctGGGGGCGGTGTCGTTTGATGTTAAGGCAGTGTCGTCTGACGCCCCTCGAGCACCCCCGAAGACGCCATCTCGTCAGAGAGGTTGTTCCGCCCCTAGAGTCAACGACCATGTCGGACCAGGGCCCGACCAATTCCCGCATGCAGGTATAAATACCCTCGACCTGATCTAGGAAAGGGGAagggaaaaaaaggagaaaagggggagagatttagaatgaatcGAACTTGCTCGTCAGAGGGGCCAAAGTTGGGCTTACCCGACGAGGGCCTTTTTGCAGGGAGGTAGTCGCCGCCGAGCCGCGAATGTCTTCTTCACATGGATGGCGTCCGATACCCAGAGGAGGGTGGCCCAACAAGTTAGACCCTACAAGTGTCAGCCCACATCTCCCACCTCCAAGAGGCTTCCACACCACAAGGAGGAACTCCACCCATCCGAGGGGATGAGAGGACGCATCATCCCACGAACAACGCTCATATCAACCAGCTTTGGAATGCCGGCTCGCAGAAAGGCTTAGGCCAACCTTGCCACCTCAACCGGTGCTCGACGCGTTTGAAGGGCGCAACCACTCAAACGACAATAATTTCGCCAGAGGTTCCCGATGTCGACAGGTGAGCCTAGCCGTGCTGACACATCAGTAGCACGTTTGTTCACTAACAACTTACAACATGTAACATTAAAAGCTTTAAAAATCCGGTGGTTAGACAGCTATTCATTTAGAGGTGGTTTTCAGTATGATGTTGAGATCACAAAGAAATGCTTTTCTCCTGCAGAAACCTAACATGACATTGCAGGGAATCAGTAGCTTCTATAACAAGAAGAATTACCCTCAGTACTATAGAGGATGTGTTCTTCCTATACTTTCCCAACAACATCTACATTTCAGTCCCATGCTCCTGCTAGAGAAGGATGTAAGCACAGTCCTTTGATGTGATGCATCCTCCCATATGCAGTTCCAAGTTGTTGTCATGATCAGCTGCAGAAAGCAGTAGTGTCCATTTCATCTATAGGACTATTTGTCTTTCCCTAGTAGAATCACTGGCAAGCATGCTGTCATCTATAGTTGGCCACAACTGTTATCTGCCTTTGATCTACTCTACAGAAGGATATTAGATCGAGGTAATTAATGAATAGATGACTTTGTTCCAATTAATATCATCCATCTTAATCAGTATATTACAGAAAGCTCACAAGTATCTTGCATAACACTTGACATTAGAGGACATTTGAGAGCATGGCCTCGAACAAGAGAGTTTTGGGAggagggaggaaggaggaggaggaggagaaatgtAGCATAAACAAGAAGAAGCACATATCTCTTGAAGTTAACTTGACACACTTCCTaactcctcttccatttcctcaatCTGAATTGAActggaagaagatgcagaagatggaggaggagaaggagaagcaaAGGTTAGAAGCAAATCCACGAAGGCTCCAACTATGGCACCATGAGTCTTCCTCCGGTTGACCCTCAGATACCAAAGAAGCAGCTCCTCCAGCCGCCGCCAATCTTTCATGCCGTGAGCCACCACCATCTCCTCCATCGACAGCCGAAAGTCACGGTACGGGTCTTCCGATTCCATCGCTAGCGCGACGCTTCCCCTGAACGGGAGCTCGCGGTCCTTCGCCTCAGCCACTATCGAACTCGTGCCTCCCGGCTCGAAGAAGAGCCGGTCCGACCGTAGCCCGCGCACCACCGTCTCCGTGGAGTCCCCACCGGAGTCCGCCGACGCTGTGCAGAAGCTCTCCTGCTCCTCCGACGAACGGGTGGAGCACGACTCGGTCGAGTCGAAGTACGCCGAGTTCACAGGCTTGTAGGTGGCGTCGCCGTCGATGTCGCGGAAGGACTCCGTCTTCGGGTCCTTACAAGAAAGCCAAGGCCATGAAGAGTAACAAGGCTTTGGTGCGACCCTGAGCTTGaagatgaaggagatcaagccaAGCTTCTTGCCCATCTGGTTTCTCGGGGAGaacaaggaggaggaagaggaaagcaGGTGGCCAGGCTTTGGATTCTAAGATGGTTGAGCGTGGCATGCATTAATGGAGGGTGCAAATGGTTGAGGGAACCTTCAGATCATTTCCTTTCCAAGCACAAGTATGGGGAGAGGGAACATGAGCATTAAACTCTAGCAGTAAATGAAAAAGAGGCTCAATCAATGTGCTTTTCTAAGCTTTAAGCTTTTGTAGCTAATTCCTTAAGTTTGGTGAGAATATTAATGATGCAAGCTTTAATTATCCATGACATTTAGGACCTGCATAACCTTGTTCTAACAGGATGAAGACCTTTAACCAATCATGTTAGAATGATGTCGGTAGAATAAGTGATGTGGTGTCATTTGTATGATGTATACTTGATGTGGTGTCATTTGTACGAGATCACATAAGATTTTCGATATGATCttacctatacccaagtcagtaaTAGAATGGACAGAGTGAAAGTCTGAATAAATGATTGACCTCAATTATTATTGTCTAATGAGCCTCTTataattgattaagttggaaggaATATTTTatgacataaataaatattttaaaaatattttatattgaacTGTTGTTACATATGACTAGAGGCCTAGTCTCTTCATGCTCAGTGGCGCATATGTAGAGCTTGATTGGGATGAACATTTCTCTTTATCAATTCATAAATTTAGATGACAGCAACATCCTTAATATAAGATAGAATTTGATCCGAGACAACAAGAAGTTCCTTGCAGTTTAAATGTCCATCATCAAATGGAAAATGTATGATAAGAAgtatgtcattatcattttcgccTTGTGAGATGCTTATCTGCCCTCCATTATTGAATTTGCAATGCATTCATTATATATATGGCGAATGCTTAACTGAGGAGAATACTATACAAGTAAAGATCTGAGGAACTCACCTGTGAGAATTAAATTGCAGCAGTTGGAATCCTATGCAAATAAGGAGGCCAAGAAATAATTATATATGTTTTTTAAAGGACAGAGGCAACCTACTGTGGTCCATTCCACTGTTTAATCTTATTTGTTCTTCTTCACCTTCTTTCAAGGATATTGTTTTGTGATCTTCTATTTGTCTCAGGGTTCTGAAACATTGTTGTGGTGGGTGTAAAGGACAATCCCCATAATTCTCCTTCCTGCCCACTTGAATCATTCTGTCATTCAAATATCGAGAGAATAATAGCGAGAAGATGTTGGAAAAAGATGTCTAAATATGTGCAAGCAATCAACATTGGATTGTTTTTCTTCTCCt encodes the following:
- the LOC103974384 gene encoding transcription repressor OFP13-like, producing MGKKLGLISFIFKLRVAPKPCYSSWPWLSCKDPKTESFRDIDGDATYKPVNSAYFDSTESCSTRSSEEQESFCTASADSGGDSTETVVRGLRSDRLFFEPGGTSSIVAEAKDRELPFRGSVALAMESEDPYRDFRLSMEEMVVAHGMKDWRRLEELLLWYLRVNRRKTHGAIVGAFVDLLLTFASPSPPPSSASSSSSIQIEEMEEELGSVSS